From a region of the Candida albicans SC5314 chromosome 1, complete sequence genome:
- the PGA26 gene encoding Pga26p (GPI-anchored adhesin-like protein of the cell wall; role in cell wall integrity; required for normal virulence; induced in high iron and during cell wall regeneration; Hap43-repressed): MHFSKIIAGSALSSVALAEFQNGTVTTHVTATGYTTYCPYPTTITLTICEEENICTKRPIVVSEPTTVTVTEPCIISTSYETTEVVVTTTLPSSLSPSSVAPANVTSFEGAGSKNVASALVGVVAIAAAMM, from the coding sequence atgcacttttcaaaaattattgcTGGTTCTGCTTTATCTTCCGTTGCTTTAGCTGAATTTCAAAATGGAACTGTTACTACTCACGTAACTGCTACTGGCTACACTACTTACTGTCCTTATCCAACTACTATCACTTTGACTATTtgtgaagaagaaaacattTGCACAAAGAGAccaattgttgttagtgAACCAACCACAGTAACCGTTACAGAGCCATGTATTATTTCTACTTCCTACGAAACTACCGAAGTCGTTGTCACTACTACTTTACCAAGCAGTCTTTCCCCATCTAGTGTTGCTCCTGCCAATGTCACATCATTTGAAGGTGCTGGTTCTAAGAACGTTGCTAGTGCTTTAGTTGGTGTGGTCGCTATTGCTGCTGCCATGATGTAA